A genomic stretch from Natronomonas gomsonensis includes:
- a CDS encoding ABC transporter ATP-binding protein, whose amino-acid sequence MLEVDAINTYYGKSHILHDVSFEADNDEVVALLGRNGVGKTTTMKSIIGLTPPRTGTVRFEDEVISGNSASEIANRGIGYVPQDRGMFPDLTVEENLTMGLGTATRDQSILDQIYERFPRVEERLQQKAGTLSGGEQQMVAMARALMRDPKLVLMDEPTEGLMPSLIPEIADITEEIADSGYTIVIVEQNVDLVMDIADRVYLMDNGRIHEQATPAELRENEAILEKYLGVGI is encoded by the coding sequence ATGCTGGAAGTGGACGCCATCAACACCTACTACGGGAAGAGCCACATCCTCCACGATGTCAGCTTCGAGGCTGACAACGACGAGGTGGTCGCTCTCCTCGGTCGCAATGGTGTCGGAAAAACCACCACCATGAAATCAATCATCGGGTTAACCCCTCCGCGAACTGGAACGGTCCGATTCGAGGATGAGGTAATTTCAGGCAACTCAGCGAGCGAGATTGCCAACCGTGGAATCGGTTATGTCCCGCAGGACAGGGGAATGTTTCCCGACTTGACTGTCGAGGAGAACCTGACGATGGGGCTCGGGACGGCGACCCGGGATCAGAGTATCCTCGACCAGATTTACGAGCGATTCCCCCGCGTCGAGGAACGGCTCCAGCAAAAGGCCGGCACCCTCTCGGGCGGTGAACAGCAGATGGTGGCGATGGCCCGCGCACTGATGCGGGACCCGAAACTCGTGTTGATGGACGAACCCACCGAGGGGCTGATGCCCTCGTTGATTCCCGAAATCGCCGATATCACCGAAGAGATCGCCGATTCGGGATACACTATCGTTATCGTCGAACAGAACGTTGACCTGGTAATGGACATCGCCGACCGCGTCTACCTGATGGACAACGGCCGGATCCACGAGCAGGCAACGCCAGCTGAACTGCGCGAGAATGAAGCGATCCTCGAGAAGTACCTTGGAGTTGGTATCTAA
- a CDS encoding acyl-CoA dehydrogenase family protein — MLDYFDVESDVSAEERMIRDTAREFVEEKVHPNIGEHWIEGTFPTQLISEMGEMGFYAPNLEGYGSPNVSETAYGLLMQELEACDSGLRSMASVQGALVMYPIHAYGSEAQKDEWLPKLGRGDAVGCFGLTEPEHGSNPTAMETYAEEADGGYRLKGAKTWITNSPIADVAIVWARDRTDPDTPVRGFLVETDRDGVSTNKITEKLSLRASITGEIGLNDVFVPEENLLPGAEGMGGPLGCLTQARYGIAWGAIGAARDCFETARQYAEDRDQFGGPIGRFQLQQDKLAEMATQITLAQLLAHRLADLKERGAMRPQHVSMAKRNNVRMARDQSRIAREMLGGNGITADYSPMRHMANLETVYTYEGTHDIHTLILGEDLTGIAAYE, encoded by the coding sequence ATGCTCGACTACTTCGATGTAGAATCGGATGTGTCCGCAGAGGAGCGGATGATCCGGGACACGGCCCGAGAATTCGTGGAAGAGAAGGTACACCCCAATATCGGCGAGCACTGGATTGAGGGAACCTTTCCCACTCAATTGATCTCTGAAATGGGTGAGATGGGGTTCTATGCACCCAACTTGGAGGGATATGGCTCTCCAAACGTCTCTGAGACCGCGTATGGTCTCCTGATGCAGGAACTGGAGGCCTGTGACTCTGGCCTGCGCTCGATGGCCTCCGTTCAGGGTGCGCTCGTAATGTACCCAATCCACGCCTACGGCTCGGAGGCACAGAAAGACGAGTGGCTGCCCAAACTCGGCAGGGGAGACGCGGTGGGCTGTTTCGGCCTCACCGAACCCGAACACGGTTCCAATCCGACGGCGATGGAGACCTACGCTGAGGAGGCCGATGGCGGCTACCGACTGAAGGGTGCGAAGACATGGATTACGAACTCCCCGATTGCGGATGTCGCCATCGTCTGGGCGCGTGACCGGACCGACCCTGACACGCCCGTCCGGGGATTCCTCGTGGAGACCGATCGCGACGGCGTCTCGACGAACAAGATTACCGAGAAACTCTCGCTTCGGGCCTCTATCACTGGTGAAATCGGTCTCAACGACGTGTTTGTTCCCGAGGAGAACCTGCTGCCCGGCGCGGAAGGTATGGGTGGACCACTCGGATGTTTAACACAAGCTCGTTACGGCATCGCCTGGGGCGCTATCGGCGCCGCACGTGATTGCTTCGAAACCGCCAGACAGTACGCAGAAGACCGCGACCAGTTCGGTGGCCCCATCGGTCGGTTCCAGCTACAGCAGGACAAACTCGCCGAGATGGCCACCCAGATAACGCTCGCCCAACTGCTCGCGCACCGCCTCGCGGACCTCAAAGAACGCGGCGCGATGCGCCCCCAGCACGTTTCGATGGCCAAGCGCAACAACGTCCGGATGGCCCGCGACCAGTCCCGCATCGCTCGCGAGATGCTCGGCGGTAACGGCATCACCGCCGACTACTCGCCGATGCGACACATGGCCAACCTCGAGACAGTGTATACCTACGAAGGGACCCACGACATTCATACTCTGATTCTTGGGGAAGACCTGACTGGCATCGCCGCCTACGAGTGA
- a CDS encoding XdhC family protein has translation MTDSRWSVPESTVYARARELLEADKPAVLATVTDVEGNAYRRPGAKMLVTPDGDGLGSITAGCLEDQINRIAADVLDSGCPRIETYDMMEDDEDVWGLGVGCNGIIDVLLEPLTADYRPALDSVAANEPVGVVTVLDGNAPAWSRGNYRPGKGFVEGSDAPAWVRDAVESEVKDHLEQERSGVVRVETDAGAAEVFVDALTPAPKLVVVGSGHDVGPVVELAANADFRVHVVGFRGTTDSDQFPSATEVNSTSPARIRDTESFDEDTYVVIMTHNFVDDRLALEELLETPVPYIGLMGPRERFEELLAAMDDDETATTPTETDLERVYTPIGLDLGGSTPYGIAHSIVAELLAVANDRDPQHLSARDGAIHNREDG, from the coding sequence ATGACAGACAGCAGATGGAGCGTTCCCGAGTCGACGGTGTATGCCCGGGCTCGCGAATTGCTCGAAGCAGATAAACCGGCGGTCCTCGCGACCGTAACCGATGTCGAAGGGAACGCCTATCGGCGTCCTGGTGCGAAGATGCTCGTCACGCCCGATGGCGATGGCCTCGGCAGCATCACAGCTGGGTGTCTGGAGGACCAAATCAATCGCATTGCAGCGGATGTCCTTGATAGCGGCTGTCCACGAATTGAAACGTACGACATGATGGAGGACGACGAGGACGTCTGGGGGCTCGGCGTCGGCTGTAACGGAATCATCGATGTCCTCCTTGAGCCGCTGACTGCAGACTACCGGCCGGCCCTCGACAGTGTTGCCGCGAATGAGCCCGTCGGCGTCGTCACGGTTCTCGACGGGAACGCCCCAGCCTGGAGTCGGGGAAACTACCGCCCCGGCAAGGGATTCGTCGAGGGATCGGACGCACCTGCGTGGGTCCGGGACGCAGTCGAATCTGAGGTCAAAGACCACCTTGAACAAGAACGCAGTGGCGTGGTCCGTGTCGAAACCGACGCGGGGGCAGCCGAGGTGTTCGTAGATGCGCTCACGCCGGCCCCAAAACTCGTCGTCGTCGGCTCCGGCCACGACGTCGGTCCCGTGGTCGAATTGGCCGCGAACGCCGACTTCCGCGTCCACGTCGTCGGGTTCCGGGGAACCACGGACTCGGATCAGTTCCCCTCCGCCACCGAGGTTAATTCGACCTCACCGGCACGGATTCGGGACACCGAGTCCTTCGACGAGGACACCTACGTCGTCATTATGACGCATAACTTCGTCGACGACCGACTCGCGCTTGAGGAACTACTCGAGACCCCTGTTCCATACATCGGGCTCATGGGCCCGCGCGAGCGCTTCGAGGAACTGCTCGCGGCGATGGACGACGATGAGACCGCCACGACACCAACCGAGACCGATCTGGAGCGGGTTTACACCCCGATCGGTCTCGATTTAGGTGGGAGTACGCCCTATGGAATCGCCCACAGCATCGTCGCCGAACTTCTGGCCGTCGCGAACGACCGGGATCCACAGCATCTCTCAGCGCGCGACGGGGCGATCCACAACCGCGAAGACGGGTGA
- a CDS encoding ABC transporter ATP-binding protein, which yields MSETILRTDGLTRRFGSLVAVNDVDLEIYEGEIRGLIGPNGAGKTTVFNMLSGMLDPSSGEIWFHDEEITDMPPHQITSRGMALAFQITSIFPELTVTENVLGAINGQKRFLNPLERYSDDEAGHERVMELLERVGLMEHAEETAENLSHGDQKVLEMALALASDPDMLLLDEPAAGLSASETRTVVNLLEELHGEVTIMLIEHDMDLVMELVDSLTVLHHGEIISEGKPSEIKTDEQVQEVYFGREY from the coding sequence ATGAGTGAGACCATACTCAGGACGGACGGATTGACCCGCAGGTTCGGCTCACTGGTCGCTGTCAACGATGTTGACCTCGAGATTTACGAGGGCGAGATTCGTGGATTGATCGGCCCGAACGGGGCCGGTAAGACCACCGTGTTTAACATGCTCTCAGGGATGCTTGATCCGTCGTCCGGCGAAATCTGGTTTCACGATGAGGAGATTACGGACATGCCGCCGCACCAGATCACTTCTCGTGGGATGGCTCTCGCCTTTCAGATCACCAGTATCTTCCCCGAACTGACGGTCACGGAGAACGTCCTCGGGGCTATCAATGGCCAGAAGCGCTTTCTGAACCCGCTTGAACGCTACAGCGACGACGAAGCCGGCCACGAGCGTGTGATGGAACTCTTGGAGCGCGTCGGTCTCATGGAACATGCAGAAGAGACAGCAGAGAACCTCTCACACGGCGACCAGAAGGTCCTTGAGATGGCGCTCGCGCTCGCGAGCGATCCGGATATGCTCCTTCTCGACGAGCCCGCGGCAGGGCTCTCAGCCAGTGAGACACGGACCGTGGTCAACCTGCTTGAGGAACTCCACGGAGAGGTTACGATCATGCTCATCGAACACGACATGGATTTGGTGATGGAACTCGTCGATAGCCTTACCGTGCTTCATCACGGCGAGATCATTTCAGAGGGGAAACCCTCGGAGATCAAGACGGACGAACAAGTGCAAGAAGTCTACTTCGGGAGGGAGTACTAA
- a CDS encoding branched-chain amino acid ABC transporter permease codes for MTRNIETPLGTLTPTNGAWIALAAIAVIYPFTVDNFLLFLGASVLALGLYGASFDLIYGYTGLLSFGHAAFYGVGAYAATFAIQDYGQGVLTAMLVGFLVTAVIAIGLGLIAIRVSSHGFVIVTILIVLIANLAAVSLTSITGGTDGMSVIIPELALPMLGEFSMLNPMFRYFFVLAVVGVSLMAMNRLVNSPIGLVFRMIRDNEQRARMLGYNVTVYKLIAFSVSGAFAGVAGVLSMYVTGFVSASHFALIVSGDAVIYTLVGGRATLIGAILGAVLIEGASNFVSGITDVYPLIIGAILLFTVIFEPEGVVGMSHRVRDWLQDRGVLPGGDEPESPTDPDADPGATEVTTDE; via the coding sequence GTGACCCGGAACATCGAGACGCCACTCGGAACGCTGACTCCCACGAACGGGGCCTGGATTGCGCTTGCGGCTATCGCCGTAATCTACCCCTTCACTGTGGACAACTTCCTGTTGTTCTTAGGCGCGTCAGTCCTGGCGCTGGGGCTGTATGGGGCTTCCTTCGACCTAATCTACGGCTACACAGGATTGTTGAGCTTCGGTCACGCCGCGTTCTATGGCGTCGGCGCGTACGCGGCGACATTCGCAATCCAAGACTACGGTCAGGGCGTTCTCACCGCCATGCTCGTTGGATTCCTCGTTACCGCCGTCATCGCCATCGGTCTGGGTCTCATCGCGATTCGAGTCAGTTCGCACGGATTCGTGATCGTTACGATCCTGATCGTCCTAATCGCGAACCTCGCCGCGGTGAGCTTGACGTCGATTACCGGCGGTACCGACGGGATGAGCGTCATCATTCCTGAACTCGCGCTACCGATGCTCGGGGAGTTCTCGATGCTAAACCCGATGTTCAGGTACTTCTTCGTCTTGGCCGTGGTCGGAGTCTCGCTCATGGCTATGAACCGCCTCGTGAACTCGCCGATTGGCCTCGTGTTCCGAATGATCCGTGACAATGAACAGCGCGCGCGGATGCTCGGGTACAACGTTACGGTTTACAAGCTGATTGCCTTCAGCGTCAGTGGCGCATTCGCCGGTGTGGCGGGTGTGCTCAGCATGTACGTCACTGGGTTCGTGAGCGCCTCGCACTTCGCTCTCATTGTCTCTGGTGACGCGGTCATCTACACGCTTGTTGGCGGCCGAGCGACGCTGATCGGCGCTATCTTAGGCGCGGTCCTGATCGAAGGAGCCTCGAACTTCGTGAGCGGGATTACCGATGTCTACCCGCTGATTATCGGCGCAATCTTGTTATTCACCGTGATCTTCGAGCCGGAGGGTGTCGTTGGGATGTCCCACCGCGTTCGCGACTGGCTCCAAGACCGCGGCGTATTGCCTGGGGGAGACGAACCTGAGTCGCCGACAGACCCCGATGCTGATCCCGGCGCTACCGAGGTGACTACCGATGAGTGA
- a CDS encoding aminopeptidase yields the protein MIDFELSPISRRIVEELATVTAEEEVLVISDPEKVSVGRAITNAARSTGANATLSIMPRLDAHGNEPPEPVAAAMKAADVAFTATTHAITHTQSRLAASDAGTRVVVLRGVTEDMLIEGGMNTDYERLREVTAATRDVLDAASEAHVTSPAGTDIDLNLEGSSAFSLDGYFHDYGFSALPGGESPTCPQKKPGTDGTVVIDYSMDNIGHLDEPIELTFEAGTLTDISGGSEADELQAIVDDAGKNAGNLAEFAIGTNPDARLIGNLAEDKKKAGTVHFAIGDDTSLGGTLESEIHFDGLVLDPTVELDGTVVLDEGTLDIEGILDLADELRD from the coding sequence ATGATAGACTTCGAACTCAGTCCGATTTCGCGACGCATCGTCGAAGAACTGGCAACGGTTACTGCAGAGGAGGAGGTGCTCGTCATCTCCGATCCGGAGAAGGTGAGCGTGGGGCGTGCAATCACCAACGCAGCGCGGTCGACGGGTGCGAACGCAACCCTATCGATAATGCCGCGACTGGATGCCCACGGGAACGAACCACCGGAACCGGTTGCCGCCGCGATGAAGGCCGCTGACGTGGCCTTCACTGCAACGACCCACGCGATCACGCACACGCAGTCCCGACTCGCGGCCTCAGACGCCGGCACGCGTGTCGTTGTCCTTCGGGGCGTCACGGAAGACATGCTGATTGAAGGGGGCATGAACACCGACTACGAGCGGCTTCGTGAGGTCACCGCTGCTACGCGTGATGTCCTTGACGCTGCCAGCGAGGCCCACGTTACCAGCCCTGCCGGAACGGACATCGACCTGAACTTGGAGGGCAGCTCGGCGTTCTCCCTCGATGGCTACTTCCATGATTACGGCTTCTCCGCGCTTCCAGGTGGGGAGTCGCCGACCTGTCCGCAAAAGAAACCAGGCACTGACGGGACCGTCGTCATCGACTACTCGATGGACAACATCGGCCATCTCGACGAACCGATCGAACTCACGTTCGAGGCGGGAACGCTGACCGATATTTCGGGTGGTAGCGAGGCCGACGAGTTACAGGCTATTGTCGACGATGCTGGCAAGAACGCCGGCAATCTCGCCGAGTTCGCAATCGGGACCAACCCCGACGCGCGCCTGATCGGCAACCTCGCCGAGGACAAAAAGAAGGCCGGTACCGTCCACTTCGCTATCGGCGACGACACCAGTCTTGGTGGCACCCTAGAGAGCGAAATCCACTTCGACGGTCTCGTCCTCGACCCGACCGTCGAACTCGACGGCACCGTTGTCCTTGACGAGGGGACGCTGGACATTGAAGGCATCCTCGACTTGGCGGACGAACTCCGGGACTAA